The DNA sequence GGGTCAGGTGACGCCCCAGCTGCTGAGCAACGTAACAACGGTGAAACGAACCAGCGCGCCGGTCATCATTAACCGGGTGAACACCCAGCCCACCTATGACGTCTATGCGTCGGTGGAGAAAACCGATCTGGGTTCGGTGGCGAAAGAGCTGAACGCGCTGGCGGCCGAATACAAAACCCGTCTCAAGCCTGGCAATCTTATTTCCATCCGGGGGCAGGTCGAAAGTATGGAGAGCGCCTTCAGCCGGTTGGGCCTCGGTATTGTCTTTGCCGCCTTGCTGGTGTATTTGCTGATGGTCGTTAATTTTCAGTCGTTCCGGTATCCATTCATCATTATTACGGCGCTGCCCGGAGCCCTCTGCGGTATGGTCTGGATGCTGTACTTGACCGGAACCACCTTCAGTATTCCGTCGTTGATGGGGGCCATCATGAGCGTTGGCGTGGCTACGGCTAACAGTATCCTGCTCATCAGCTTTGCTAAAGATCATCTGCCCGCGGTGGGTGGTAACGCCTACGAAGCGGCTCTGGAAGCGGGTCGGACGCGGTTACGGCCCATTCTGATGACGGCTATTGCCATGATCATCGGTATGCTGCCTATGTCGCTGGGTCTGGGCGAGGGGGGCGAACAGAACGCTCCGCTTGGCCGGGCAGTCATTGGTGGCCTGTTGATGGCAACCTTTACCACTCTATTGTTCGTACCGGTCGTTTTCAGCTATCTGGCGCGGAAAAAAGGACCTCAAACAAACTCCCATACCGCCTGATGATGATTTTCCACGTTGTCTCGTCCGAAGACTGGTCGAAGTTTGAGGGTAAGTCGATCTACGAAGCTGACAGCCTGCAAACCGAAGGCTTCATTCACCTCTCCGAACGGCACCAGGTGGCCGGGGTGTTGGATCGGTACTACCGAAACGTACCGGATCTGCTGCTGCTGCACGTCGACCCGGCCCGGCTGACGCACGAAGCAACCTACGAAGCGGCACCCAACGGGGAGCTGTTCCCGCACGTGTATGGACCCATCAACAAAGACGCCATAGTACAAATAGAAACGATAGATCAGTAACGACAAATGAAATTCCTCAAAGTAGTTATCCCACTGCTGCTGTTGGTTGCGCTGTTCGTCTTCGCGGGCGTCCTGCCCCGGATGCGCAACGCCAGCGAACTCAAAGCCGAAGCCAGCGCTGAGAAGAACCGGGACCCCATCGTGAACGTAGTGCCGCTGAAACAGGCCTCCGATACAACCGGACTAACGCTGCCCGGTCAGATCCAGCCTTACCGCCAGACGCCCCTATATGCCCGTACGCAGGGTTTTCTCCGGCGGTGGTACGTCGATATCGGCGCTCAGGTGAAACAGGGTCAGTTGCTGGCAACCATCGACGCGCCGGAACTTGACCAGGACATCGCGCGCGCCAAAGCCGATCAGGAGCTGGCCCAGACTAACCTCGATCGTCTGGAAAGCGTGAAGCTGCCGGGGGCCGTAGCCACGCAGGATATTGACACCCGCCGGTCGGGTGTATCGGTGGCGAAAGCGAATTTAGGCCGTTTGCAGGCCTTGAAAGATCTGCAGCAGGTGCGGGCTCCCTTCAGTGGTGTTATCACCAGCCGTACGGCCGAGAATGGAACCATTGTATCGCCGGGGTCAGGCCAGCCACTTTTTACCATTTCTGAGTTGGGTACGCTGCGGGTATTTGTGGACGTTCCCCAGACCTACTATCGCTACGTTAAAGTGGGTATGCCCGCTACGGTGGTCGTTCCCGAACTGAAAAAGGTCCTTCCCGGAAAAGTCGTGCGTACATCGGGTACGTTACGCAGTGAATCCCGGACGTTGCTGGCCGAAATTGCCATTCCAAATCCAAAGCAGGAATTGCCATCGGGCCTGTATAGCCAGGTGAAATTCGACATGATATCGACCAGTGCGCCAGTGCTGATTCCCGCCAATGCGTTGCAGATTACACCACAAGGACCCCGCGTGGTGGTGGTAGAGCCCAATCAGCATATTAAGTTTGTACCCATTACGCTCGGTCGGGATTATGGAACGACTATTGAAGCTGCCACGGGATTAACCGGACAGGAGCGCGTAGTGACCAACCCCAACGATCGACTGCGCGACGGTCAGAAAGTACGCTTTCGGACGCCAGTCGCCGAAAAAACTATAGTTCAACGATGAAGCAACGAGTAATTTGTGGTGTATGGCTTGTAGTAAGTAGTGTTTGTGCGCAGGCGCAGACCGCCCCCGTTACGCCCGCGAGCGGTTCTGTTACGCTCCAGCCCGGTGCCGGAACGGTTCAGCCGTCGACGCCCGCCGTGGACCCGGCCACGGTGCCACCCGCTGCCACCGCCGGTGCGTCGGGCGTACCAACGGCCGATTTGTTCGTTGCCGGATTCAATCGATT is a window from the Spirosoma rigui genome containing:
- a CDS encoding DUF952 domain-containing protein produces the protein MMIFHVVSSEDWSKFEGKSIYEADSLQTEGFIHLSERHQVAGVLDRYYRNVPDLLLLHVDPARLTHEATYEAAPNGELFPHVYGPINKDAIVQIETIDQ
- a CDS encoding efflux RND transporter periplasmic adaptor subunit — its product is MKFLKVVIPLLLLVALFVFAGVLPRMRNASELKAEASAEKNRDPIVNVVPLKQASDTTGLTLPGQIQPYRQTPLYARTQGFLRRWYVDIGAQVKQGQLLATIDAPELDQDIARAKADQELAQTNLDRLESVKLPGAVATQDIDTRRSGVSVAKANLGRLQALKDLQQVRAPFSGVITSRTAENGTIVSPGSGQPLFTISELGTLRVFVDVPQTYYRYVKVGMPATVVVPELKKVLPGKVVRTSGTLRSESRTLLAEIAIPNPKQELPSGLYSQVKFDMISTSAPVLIPANALQITPQGPRVVVVEPNQHIKFVPITLGRDYGTTIEAATGLTGQERVVTNPNDRLRDGQKVRFRTPVAEKTIVQR